In the genome of Croceimicrobium hydrocarbonivorans, one region contains:
- a CDS encoding aminotransferase class IV yields MSKYNLPDPRNENTLVYVNGLVPRREAKVSVLDSVVQGGDAVWEGLRVYNSKIYQLEEHLDRLFDSAHVLQFENIPSRSEIRNAIFGTLKANNMSDGVHIRLTLSRGVKSTSGMNPQLNIYGCTLIILPEYKGLVYGEDGLKLITSSIRRNAPYSLDSKIHHNNLINNILAKIEANHAGVDDAVMLDQNGFIAETNATNIFLVRKGELLTPFADACLPGLTRERVLEIAAELGIKAREKNLSMTEMYTADEMFTTGTMGALSWVKNVDGRQIGKAEKGPLCQQIQAYYQAKIDDLAVAIP; encoded by the coding sequence ATGAGCAAATACAATCTCCCCGACCCGCGTAATGAAAATACCTTGGTATATGTAAATGGGCTGGTGCCAAGGCGCGAGGCGAAGGTCTCCGTGCTCGACTCGGTAGTGCAGGGTGGTGATGCCGTTTGGGAAGGTCTGCGCGTGTATAATTCCAAGATCTACCAATTAGAAGAACATTTGGATCGCCTATTCGATTCAGCGCATGTGCTTCAATTCGAGAATATTCCCAGTCGATCTGAAATCCGCAATGCCATCTTCGGCACCTTAAAAGCGAATAATATGAGTGATGGGGTGCATATCCGTCTCACTCTTAGCCGCGGTGTAAAAAGCACCTCCGGCATGAATCCCCAATTGAATATTTATGGCTGTACCCTAATCATACTGCCCGAATACAAAGGCTTGGTATATGGTGAAGATGGGCTTAAACTCATCACCAGTTCCATACGGCGCAATGCCCCTTATAGCTTGGACTCGAAAATTCACCACAACAATCTGATCAATAATATTTTGGCCAAGATCGAAGCCAATCATGCGGGAGTCGATGATGCGGTAATGCTCGATCAAAATGGCTTTATCGCCGAAACCAATGCTACCAATATCTTCTTGGTACGTAAAGGGGAATTGCTAACTCCATTCGCGGATGCTTGCTTACCGGGATTAACCCGTGAAAGAGTGCTGGAAATCGCCGCCGAATTAGGCATTAAAGCCCGGGAGAAAAATCTGAGCATGACGGAAATGTATACTGCCGATGAGATGTTTACCACTGGCACCATGGGCGCCCTAAGTTGGGTGAAAAATGTAGATGGCCGTCAAATCGGAAAAGCGGAGAAGGGCCCGCTCTGCCAACAAATACAAGCCTATTATCAAGCTAAAATTGATGATCTAGCCGTGGCCATTCCTTAG